The following coding sequences are from one Procambarus clarkii isolate CNS0578487 unplaced genomic scaffold, FALCON_Pclarkii_2.0 HiC_scaffold_1074, whole genome shotgun sequence window:
- the LOC138362020 gene encoding EPM2A-interacting protein 1-like, producing MPILYRMSPPPAEKRCQSNEEDIREFKEYWTEKFGMIKKDDKALCIFCSDTVVCRTSSVKRHFENVHKNLSNKTEEEQRELISRELSKTKTQVETFMNYISGRPSSNLVAASFEVSKIIAQHGKPLCDGDYIKEAWLECTPFLFDNFSEKKKIIQRIKDLPVSRKTVKNRILKLERNTAEQFTKDLSSCKFFSICVDEFVFVGLAEAWF from the coding sequence ATTGTACagaatgtcaccaccaccagctgagaaACGATGTCAGTCAAATGAAGAGGATATTAGAGAATTTAAGGAATACTGGACTGAAAAGTTTGGCATGATTAAGAAggatgataaagctttatgcattTTCTGTTCTGACACAGTTGTTTGTAGAACTTCTTCTGTaaagagacattttgaaaatgttCATAAGAACTTAAGCAATAAAACTGAGGAGGAACAAAGAGAATTAATTTCTCGTGAACTGAgcaagacaaaaacacaagttgaAACTTTTATGAATTATATTTCAGGTAGGCCCAGTTCCAACTTAGTTGCTGCTAGTTTTGAAGTTTCAAAAATTATTGCCCAACACGGAAAACCTCTCTGTGATGGGGACTATATTAAAGAAGCTTGGCTAGAATGTACACCTTTTCTTTTTGACAACTTTTCAGAAAAGAAAAAGATTATTCAGCGCATTAAAGATTTGCCTGTGAGtaggaaaacagttaaaaatagGATACTTAAGTTGGAAAGAAATACAGCTGAACAATTTACAAAAGATTTGTCTTCATGCAAGTTTTTTTCtatttgtgttgatgaatttgtgTTCGTTGGCTTAGCAGAGGCTTGGTTCTGA